From a single Sulfolobus sp. E5-1-F genomic region:
- a CDS encoding DEAD/DEAH box helicase, which yields MEILSEINDKLKTFNAKIAHVHTETFLEPELGPSVNEIDIDNKLKKTIREYGIERLYKYQYEAYRKIKNKENVMIISGTGTGKTEAFLIPILDLALKGERSVLIYPTKALARDQLTRVYKLAGELELNIGIFDGDTPEKERERLYRNPPHILITNPDMIHLGLALSSRFRFLFRTADHFIFDEVHIYEGVLGAHLRNLADRIREFKNDIHIIASSATIGASKYLFKELFGVEGEIIEGARRRKGIAIHSLIDSGNSSRWTLAAYLAAVLVKKGLKVLVFTDSQQMTELVAKIADRFRINLEVHRAGLNAEDRIKVEEKLRNGELDGVVATPTLELGIDIGSIDAVIMAENPPSYTKYLQRAGRAGRRNNAGLIFTILGDDPIDSYYLRHPEEFFNRKIQPLTFDPTNMEIIKIHALAYLAEKYRVKLDSLPPLWKKAFEILNSEGKVKIIGNNVLAVSETRKYLASTSLRSVGPIVRIYEDKKKIGERELPAALHDLYPNAVYLISKKTYIIEELDIGKLIAKGRKVSGELSYYTKPLYSMDLLEFNKKDEREVYGEKVEYGEMKLLMRVEGYVTYDIYSKGRSGKNEFFYENPISFTYNTKGLLIYHPLIENFTLIDHMETYHATEHVLISAARVVAGASLTDLGGISYPSGHVVIYDSSIGGSGVSKLLFERLEQAYEVALDIVKNCNCEDGCPNCVYSPYCGNNNKYLSRKKSLRLIDGLIRGTIKKVSKDREGSPIA from the coding sequence GTGGAAATTCTAAGTGAAATAAATGATAAGCTAAAAACGTTTAACGCTAAGATAGCTCACGTTCATACAGAAACTTTTCTTGAACCAGAGTTAGGACCATCGGTAAATGAGATAGATATTGACAATAAGTTAAAGAAAACTATTAGAGAATATGGAATTGAGAGATTATATAAGTATCAATATGAAGCATATAGAAAAATAAAAAATAAGGAAAACGTTATGATAATATCGGGAACTGGAACCGGTAAAACTGAAGCATTTTTAATACCAATTTTAGACCTAGCGCTAAAGGGTGAAAGAAGTGTTCTAATCTATCCTACAAAAGCTCTAGCAAGAGACCAACTCACTAGAGTTTATAAATTAGCAGGAGAATTGGAATTAAATATCGGGATTTTTGATGGAGATACACCAGAAAAAGAGAGAGAAAGACTATATAGAAATCCCCCTCATATATTAATAACTAATCCAGATATGATACATTTAGGTTTAGCGCTAAGTAGTAGATTCAGATTTTTATTTAGAACAGCTGATCATTTTATATTTGACGAAGTTCATATATATGAGGGGGTATTAGGTGCTCACCTTAGAAATCTAGCCGATAGAATCAGAGAGTTCAAAAACGATATCCATATAATAGCGTCAAGTGCAACTATAGGGGCTTCTAAATACCTATTTAAGGAGTTATTCGGGGTTGAGGGAGAAATAATAGAGGGCGCAAGAAGAAGAAAAGGAATTGCAATTCATAGTCTAATAGATAGTGGTAATTCTAGTAGGTGGACGTTAGCAGCTTATTTGGCTGCAGTTCTAGTTAAAAAAGGGTTGAAAGTACTTGTGTTTACTGATTCTCAACAGATGACAGAACTAGTAGCTAAAATAGCTGACAGATTTAGAATTAATCTGGAAGTACATAGGGCTGGCTTAAATGCTGAAGACAGGATAAAAGTAGAGGAAAAACTGAGAAATGGAGAGTTGGACGGAGTAGTAGCTACACCTACATTGGAATTAGGCATAGATATAGGAAGTATTGATGCAGTAATAATGGCAGAGAATCCACCAAGTTATACTAAATACCTTCAGAGAGCTGGAAGAGCGGGAAGAAGAAATAATGCTGGATTAATATTTACAATTTTAGGAGATGATCCCATAGATAGTTACTATCTTAGACATCCAGAGGAGTTCTTCAATAGAAAAATACAACCACTAACATTTGATCCTACAAATATGGAAATAATTAAAATACATGCCTTAGCATATTTAGCTGAAAAATATAGAGTAAAATTAGATAGTTTACCTCCTCTCTGGAAAAAAGCATTTGAAATATTAAATAGTGAGGGGAAAGTCAAAATTATAGGCAACAACGTTTTAGCAGTTTCAGAAACTAGGAAATATCTTGCCTCTACATCTCTTAGAAGCGTAGGCCCTATTGTAAGGATATATGAAGATAAGAAAAAGATTGGTGAAAGAGAACTTCCAGCAGCGCTTCACGATCTATATCCTAATGCAGTATACTTAATTTCAAAGAAAACCTACATTATAGAAGAGCTTGATATTGGAAAATTAATAGCAAAAGGAAGAAAAGTTAGTGGCGAACTGTCGTATTATACTAAACCCCTCTATTCCATGGATCTGTTGGAGTTTAATAAGAAGGATGAGAGGGAAGTTTATGGAGAAAAAGTAGAGTATGGAGAGATGAAACTACTCATGAGGGTAGAGGGTTATGTAACTTATGACATATATTCAAAAGGCAGAAGTGGGAAAAATGAATTCTTCTATGAGAACCCAATATCGTTTACATATAACACAAAGGGACTGTTGATATATCACCCGCTAATAGAAAACTTCACTCTAATAGATCATATGGAGACTTACCATGCGACCGAGCATGTATTAATATCTGCAGCAAGAGTTGTTGCAGGAGCTTCGTTAACTGATCTAGGTGGAATAAGTTATCCTAGTGGGCACGTCGTAATATACGACTCTTCCATAGGTGGAAGTGGAGTCTCTAAATTGCTATTTGAAAGACTAGAACAAGCTTATGAAGTTGCCTTAGATATAGTTAAGAATTGCAATTGTGAGGATGGATGTCCTAATTGCGTATATAGCCCATATTGTGGCAATAATAATAAATATTTATCAAGGAAAAAATCATTAAGATTAATAGATGGGTTAATAAGAGGTACAATCAAGAAAGTTAGTAAGGATAGAGAGGGAAGTCCAATTGCATGA